One genomic window of Sphingobacterium oryzagri includes the following:
- a CDS encoding S9 family peptidase, translating into MFNRYFYLFALAVLANVSSFAQGTVEDFRRAKELRGKITNKVYQVPTQIKWNEQGDLLWYEKNTPTGKQFILVDPKAASKSTLFELSALTNALKAALNKPVDAASLVSDQIKLIDRDLVEFTYDGYVWSWNRSTSKLDKKDKAKNDRRNGYWGHRFDDSKGEPIASPDSSLIAYIKNSNIYLAKKGDPKSEKQLTFDGSLGDYYAAHIHWSPDGKKLATSKVRKAELRILTLLESSPMDQLQPKLQTRDYPKPGDAISQYTPVIYNLETSQLFPADDKLIDNQFSVSRIDWREDSRAITFEFNKRGHQQYAVLELDANKGSSRYLINEQNKTFIDYSGKRFREDIRDGKEIIWASERDGWNHLYRYNGETGAVINQITKGDWVVRRVIEVDDAKKQIIFEASGKNKKQDPYFIQYYRVNFDGSNLTELTKEDGSHSASFNKDYSYFVDVYSRIDQVPTAVLRNSDGKAVLTLETGDDEALRATGWKAPEVFTAKARDGKTDIWGIIIRPTNFDATKKYPVIEYIYAGPHSSFVPKTFIPNPSGMQELAELGFIVVQIDGMGTSNRSKAFHDICWKNLKDAGFPDRILWMKDAAKQYPYMDLEHVGIYGTSAGGQSSTAAMLFHPEFYKVAVSSCGCHDNRMDKIWWNEQWMGWPIGPEYSACSNIDNAANLQGKLMLIVGELDDNVDPSSTYQLTNALIKASKDHELIVVPGMGHSSGGDYGEKKRRDFFVKHLMGVNPPSWTAN; encoded by the coding sequence ATGTTTAATCGATATTTTTATTTGTTCGCCCTTGCCGTACTGGCCAACGTTAGCAGTTTTGCACAAGGTACGGTGGAAGATTTTAGGCGAGCAAAAGAACTGCGTGGCAAAATAACCAACAAGGTTTATCAAGTGCCTACGCAAATCAAGTGGAACGAGCAGGGCGACCTGCTATGGTATGAAAAGAATACGCCAACCGGCAAGCAGTTTATCTTGGTTGATCCAAAAGCGGCTTCGAAAAGTACACTTTTTGAACTTAGCGCGCTGACCAATGCCTTGAAAGCCGCTTTAAATAAACCGGTGGATGCCGCATCGCTGGTCAGTGATCAGATCAAATTAATTGATCGTGATTTAGTCGAGTTTACTTATGACGGCTATGTATGGTCCTGGAATCGATCGACCAGCAAGCTCGATAAAAAAGATAAAGCAAAGAATGATCGCCGTAATGGCTATTGGGGACATCGGTTTGACGATAGCAAGGGAGAACCGATTGCTTCACCAGATAGTTCGCTAATTGCCTACATTAAAAATAGCAACATTTATCTCGCTAAAAAAGGTGATCCAAAATCGGAAAAGCAACTGACATTTGACGGCAGTTTGGGCGATTATTATGCCGCACATATCCACTGGTCGCCCGATGGCAAAAAGCTCGCGACGAGCAAAGTGCGCAAAGCCGAGTTACGCATCCTGACGCTTTTAGAATCATCACCGATGGATCAATTGCAACCTAAATTGCAGACGCGGGACTATCCAAAACCTGGCGACGCCATATCGCAATATACGCCCGTCATTTACAACCTGGAAACCAGTCAGCTATTTCCGGCCGACGATAAGCTCATCGACAATCAATTTTCGGTAAGCCGAATAGATTGGCGGGAAGATAGCCGCGCTATTACTTTCGAGTTTAACAAGCGTGGGCATCAGCAATACGCTGTGTTAGAACTGGACGCCAACAAAGGTAGCAGCCGCTACCTCATCAATGAGCAAAACAAAACCTTTATAGATTACAGCGGCAAGCGATTCCGTGAAGATATCCGAGATGGTAAAGAAATTATCTGGGCTTCTGAACGCGATGGCTGGAACCATTTGTACCGCTACAATGGTGAAACCGGTGCGGTGATCAACCAGATTACCAAAGGCGATTGGGTGGTGCGCCGCGTCATCGAAGTAGACGATGCTAAAAAGCAAATAATTTTTGAAGCTAGTGGCAAAAACAAAAAGCAAGATCCCTATTTTATCCAATATTACCGGGTAAACTTTGATGGTAGCAACCTGACGGAACTGACGAAAGAGGACGGAAGCCACAGTGCTTCGTTTAATAAAGACTATAGTTATTTTGTAGATGTCTACTCGCGGATTGATCAGGTGCCCACGGCCGTGCTGCGCAATAGCGATGGCAAAGCGGTATTGACATTGGAAACGGGCGACGATGAAGCGTTACGCGCTACAGGCTGGAAGGCGCCGGAAGTATTCACCGCAAAAGCAAGAGATGGCAAAACGGATATTTGGGGTATTATTATACGACCAACTAATTTTGATGCCACAAAGAAATATCCGGTTATTGAGTACATCTATGCTGGTCCGCACAGCTCTTTTGTGCCCAAAACCTTTATTCCTAATCCGAGTGGTATGCAAGAACTTGCCGAACTGGGATTTATCGTCGTGCAGATTGATGGCATGGGCACATCCAACCGATCAAAGGCTTTTCACGATATTTGCTGGAAAAATCTGAAAGATGCGGGTTTTCCGGATCGTATACTATGGATGAAAGATGCTGCAAAGCAATATCCTTATATGGATTTAGAACATGTCGGTATCTATGGCACCTCTGCCGGCGGACAAAGCTCAACAGCAGCGATGCTTTTTCATCCTGAATTTTATAAGGTAGCGGTTTCATCCTGCGGTTGTCATGATAACCGCATGGACAAAATATGGTGGAATGAGCAGTGGATGGGCTGGCCTATCGGACCAGAATATTCGGCTTGCTCCAATATCGATAACGCGGCCAACCTGCAAGGTAAATTGATGCTGATCGTCGGAGAATTGGATGATAATGTTGACCCATCTTCGACTTATCAACTAACCAACGCCTTGATTAAAGCTAGCAAAGATCACGAACTTATTGTGGTGCCCGGAATGGGGCACTCTTCAGGAGGCGACTACGGCGAGAAGAAACGTCGCGATTTCTTTGTAAAGCACTTGATGGGCGTAAATCCGCCATCGTGGACGGCTAATTAA
- a CDS encoding APC family permease, with translation MESTKTSFNKSMSLLDATMLVAGSMIGSGIFIVSADIARNTGSAGWMMLIWVICGFMTLTAALTYGELSAMFPKAGGQYVYLREAYNPLVSFVFGWTFFAVIQTATIAAVGVAFAKFTAYLFPVLDEDVYLFVLGDYRVSSAQVLSIAVIILLTFINSRGINSGKLVQTTLTLIKIVSLLLLILFGFIAFKYEVWNINWLSADIWALRKLNFDGTLEEYSTFGAFGAISAALVGALFSSDSWHSSSSVAGEIKNPQRNIGLSLALGTTIVTIIYILTNLMYTGVLDLHQMVNAPKDRVAMSAAQEIFGPFGITIIAVMIMISTFGCNNGIILSGARVYYSMAQDGLFFKKVGVLNKNAVPAYALWLQCVIASLWCLSGKYGDLLDMITCVVVVFYVLAVAGVIRLRYTRPHLPRPYKAFGYPFLPIIYIVMGTAFIVLMLIYKPDYTVPGILIALAGVPIFFFVNKKQTKHV, from the coding sequence ATTGGCTCGGGTATTTTTATTGTATCAGCCGATATCGCGCGTAATACCGGTTCAGCCGGCTGGATGATGCTCATCTGGGTGATTTGTGGCTTTATGACACTAACTGCCGCGTTGACTTACGGCGAGCTAAGTGCCATGTTTCCGAAGGCAGGCGGCCAGTATGTGTATCTTCGCGAAGCTTACAATCCGCTGGTTAGCTTTGTTTTTGGCTGGACATTTTTTGCCGTCATTCAGACGGCTACCATCGCCGCTGTTGGCGTCGCTTTTGCTAAATTTACCGCATACCTCTTTCCCGTTTTGGATGAAGATGTTTACCTGTTCGTGTTAGGCGATTATCGCGTTTCCTCGGCCCAGGTACTGTCTATTGCGGTCATCATCTTACTCACTTTTATTAATTCGCGCGGAATAAATAGCGGTAAGCTGGTGCAAACCACACTTACCTTGATCAAGATCGTCAGTTTGTTGCTGCTCATCTTATTTGGGTTTATCGCGTTTAAGTATGAAGTGTGGAATATCAACTGGCTTAGCGCAGATATCTGGGCGCTGCGTAAACTTAATTTCGACGGTACTTTGGAAGAGTATAGCACCTTTGGTGCATTCGGTGCGATCTCTGCAGCGCTTGTCGGTGCCTTGTTCAGTAGTGATTCCTGGCATTCTTCTTCCAGCGTTGCAGGCGAAATAAAAAATCCGCAACGTAATATCGGCCTTAGCTTGGCTTTGGGTACAACGATCGTAACCATTATCTACATCCTGACGAACTTGATGTATACCGGCGTGCTGGATTTGCATCAAATGGTCAACGCACCGAAAGATCGCGTGGCCATGAGTGCAGCACAGGAGATCTTTGGGCCGTTCGGCATCACGATTATTGCCGTCATGATTATGATCAGTACCTTTGGCTGTAACAACGGGATTATTTTATCCGGCGCCCGCGTGTATTATTCGATGGCGCAAGATGGCTTGTTCTTTAAAAAGGTAGGCGTTTTAAATAAAAATGCTGTCCCGGCTTACGCGCTGTGGCTACAGTGTGTAATCGCATCGCTCTGGTGCCTGAGTGGTAAGTATGGCGATCTACTTGATATGATTACTTGCGTGGTGGTGGTGTTTTATGTGTTGGCGGTTGCCGGCGTCATCCGGCTACGTTATACCCGGCCGCATTTGCCAAGACCGTATAAGGCATTTGGTTATCCATTTTTGCCGATTATTTATATCGTGATGGGAACGGCTTTTATCGTGCTGATGTTAATCTATAAGCCCGATTATACCGTGCCCGGTATCTTGATCGCCTTGGCTGGTGTGCCTATATTTTTCTTCGTTAATAAAAAACAAACTAAGCATGTTTAA